One Penaeus monodon isolate SGIC_2016 chromosome 34, NSTDA_Pmon_1, whole genome shotgun sequence DNA segment encodes these proteins:
- the LOC119594612 gene encoding uncharacterized protein LOC119594612 produces the protein MSLPSSLPYRMIAVCFPLKYKQWSKWPLVLGIEVSICLSVVLLWVVAIFTQDLDTVEVNDPSSYTMGRVLFYLFLLVPIIITVVAYVTMIAFMRFKGSLRTSHRKQVSFGLGILILTNLLLDVPHIAMHLSGVDSKSLPFILIHVIYRLHYALDPFIFVGLNAPYRQRVLRCVSFRRLGRRDNTLSLSPVTNGNTRVDTSTAF, from the exons ATGTCTTTACCGTCATCGCTACCATACAG AATGATAGCTGTCTGTTTCCCTCTGAAGTACAAACAGTGGTCAAAGTGGCCTCTGGTTCTCGGCATCGAAGTCTCGATTTGTCTCAGCGTCGTGTTGTTGTGGGTCGTCGCGATTTTTACTCAG GACCTGGACACGGTTGAGGTAAACGACCCGAGCAGTTACACCATGGGGAGAGTCctcttttacctcttcctcttggTGCCTATCATCATCACCGTGGTCGCCTACGTGACCATGATTGCGTTT ATGCGCTTCAAGGGGAGTCTGAGGACCAGCCACAGGAAGCAGGTTTCCTTCGGCCTcggcatcctcatcctcaccaacCTCCTCCTCGACGTGCCCCACATAGCGATGCACCTCTCGGGCGTGGACTCCAAGAgcctccccttcatcctcatcCACGTGATCTACCGTCTTCACTACGCCCTTGACCCGTTCATCTTCGTGGGTCTGAATGCTCCTTACCGCCAAAGGGTCCTTCGCTGTGTGTCCTTCAGGAGGCTAGGGAGACGCGacaacaccctctctctctctcccgtgacCAATGGCAACACACGGGTGGATACGTCGACGGCTTTCTAG
- the LOC119594828 gene encoding uncharacterized protein LOC119594828 (The sequence of the model RefSeq protein was modified relative to this genomic sequence to represent the inferred CDS: added 93 bases not found in genome assembly), producing the protein MWQSVITFCLLASLSRVRATCTYPYVAVGERCLFFGTMADLQHSEARQVCHSMGGELAAVLTATQLKDIVDFIYDHGYDGQNFWLDGTDSAAEGEWQTSAGLPLPLGTPFWATSYSYKEPNNQGNEDCLHISAERSYYMNDKSCFHVNSPLCEENRVSVARNVTAPKSCPMPYVELSGLCLAFITWADQSWAEARQTCHGLSGELAALTDIEQLRAVYLYLHQESIAHNSLARSTSSRREARYTWRWPAACLREQQTTACISRLWLATTSLTGITHCGCAKYSLLTTRSRTLDLKSVGAEGAQCRPKTFTWVLVLWVGRIGMPDYGTGLRMVSTKAYRSHCRPKRLCLTVTMENSQSTYGAIVALHEAGDTISDIAQQLRIHRNIVTRWIRQHEDTSYVEDMRRIGRPRCTSHNDDQAIANANADAPTKPAVAIHLVLRLQC; encoded by the exons ATGTGGCAATCCGTGATCACATTTTGTCTGCTCGCAAGTCTTTCTCGAG TTCGAGCAACTTGCACTTACCCGTATGTGGCAGTGGGCGAAAGGTGCCTCTTTTTTGGCACAATGGCCGACCTGCAGCACAGTGAGGCTCGTCAGGTGTGCCACTCGATGGGCGGAGAACTGGCGGCGGTTTTGACTGCTACTCAGTTGAAGGACATTGTCGATTTTATCTATGATCACG CACCCTTCTGGGCAACGAGCTACAGTTACAAAGAACCAAATAACCAAGGGAACGAAGACTGCCTGCACATATCTGCCGAGAGAAGTTATTATATGAATGACAAAAGTTGTTTCCACGTAAATTCACCTTTATGCGAGGAAAACAGGGTATCCGTTGCCA GAAATGTGACAGCACCCAAATCCTGCCCCATGCCATACGTGGAGCTCTCTGGCCTCTGCCTGGCCTTCATCACATGGGCGGACCAAAGCTGGGCAGAAGCGCGACAGACGTGTCATGGGCTGTCAGGAGAGCTGGCAGCCCTCACCGATATCGAGCAGCTGAGAGCAGTCTACCTGTACCTGCACCAAGAAT CAATTGCCCACAACAGTTTGGCTCGCTCGACATCGAGCAGGAGGGAAGCTCGATATACGTGGAGGTGGCCCGCAGCATG CCTCAGGGAACAACAAACCACTGCCTGTATCTCGAGACTTTGGTTGGCCACTACTTCATTGACGGGAATT ACGCATTGCGGATGTGCAAAATATTCGCTGCTGACCACTAGGTCACGTACACTGGATCTGAAAAGTGTCGGTGCTGAGGGTGCCCAGTGCCGTCCAAAAACGTTCACATGGGTGCTGGTGCTGTGGGTGGGAAGGATTGGCATGCCTGACTATGGCACTGGGCTCAGAATGGTGTCCACGAAAGCCTACCGAAGTCACTGTCGGCCAAAAAGATTATGTTTAACAGTTACGATGGAGAACTCACAGTCAACGTATGGAGCTATTGTTGCCCTACATGAAGCTGGCGACACCATTTCTGATATTGCACAGCAGCTTCGTATCCACCGCAACATAGTAACAAGGTGGATAAGGCAACATGAAGACACTAGTTACGTAGAAGATATGCGACGGATCGGCCGGCCACGCTGCACCAGCCACAATGATGACCAG GCCATAGCAAATGCCAATGCCGATGCTCCAACAAAGCCTGCTGTCGCCATACACCTTGTCTTACGTCTACAGTGCTGA